In Rhizobium sp. ARZ01, a genomic segment contains:
- a CDS encoding DUF1501 domain-containing protein, giving the protein MTTELSRRAFLGGACCLAASPLVTPVSFAAVPGDNRLVTIVLRGAMDGLALVQPYGDPALRVLRPQLSLTPEQGLVDLDGHFGLHPFAEALMPLWRSREIGFVHAISTPYRAGRSHFDGQDMLESGGTVVQEERTGWLNRAIASIPRRSERRAIDVNTTSELILTGPNPVDVWSPRADLNLGLDEQAFFERLYRNDPVFAAAMSEAVATDMFSDGIYAGAKRGAGIADVAKLAAGMLSGEHRIASFSINGWDTHVGQDKTFKGPVTELCTAILTLKANLTPDIWRKTAIIAITEFGRTARENGSGGTDHGTGGLAILAGGAVSGGKVHGAWPTLREGSLLDDRDLAPTTDLRQLAAAMLYQQFGISAKAISSGIFPGLSLDTSASYLRG; this is encoded by the coding sequence ATGACGACCGAACTGAGCCGCCGTGCCTTCCTTGGGGGCGCCTGTTGCCTCGCCGCTTCGCCGCTGGTGACGCCCGTGAGCTTTGCTGCGGTGCCCGGCGACAACAGGTTGGTGACGATCGTGCTGCGCGGCGCGATGGACGGGTTGGCGCTGGTTCAGCCGTATGGCGACCCCGCGCTTCGCGTCCTGCGCCCGCAGCTCTCGCTTACACCGGAGCAGGGTCTGGTCGACCTCGACGGTCATTTCGGGTTGCACCCTTTCGCTGAAGCGCTGATGCCGCTCTGGCGGTCGCGTGAAATCGGCTTCGTTCACGCCATCTCGACGCCATACCGCGCCGGCCGCAGCCATTTCGACGGGCAGGACATGCTTGAGAGCGGTGGTACCGTCGTGCAGGAGGAGCGGACCGGCTGGCTGAACCGAGCCATCGCCAGCATTCCGCGTCGCTCGGAGCGCAGGGCGATCGACGTCAATACAACGTCCGAACTCATTCTGACCGGCCCCAACCCGGTCGATGTTTGGTCGCCGCGCGCCGATCTGAACCTCGGACTCGATGAGCAGGCCTTCTTCGAGCGGCTCTACCGCAACGATCCCGTTTTCGCCGCCGCCATGAGCGAAGCGGTTGCGACCGACATGTTCTCCGATGGTATCTATGCGGGTGCGAAGCGGGGGGCGGGCATTGCCGATGTGGCGAAACTAGCGGCCGGCATGCTCTCGGGAGAGCATCGAATTGCAAGCTTTTCCATCAACGGATGGGACACGCATGTTGGGCAGGACAAGACTTTCAAAGGGCCGGTAACGGAGCTGTGCACCGCGATCCTGACGCTCAAGGCAAACTTGACGCCTGACATCTGGCGAAAGACGGCCATCATCGCAATTACCGAATTCGGCCGTACGGCGCGAGAAAACGGTTCCGGTGGAACCGACCATGGGACGGGCGGACTGGCAATCCTCGCCGGCGGTGCCGTTTCCGGCGGCAAGGTGCACGGCGCCTGGCCGACGCTGAGGGAGGGCAGCCTGCTGGACGATCGCGACCTGGCGCCGACGACGGACCTGCGCCAGTTGGCGGCGGCAATGCTTTATCAGCAGTTCGGCATATCGGCCAAAGCCATCAGTAGCGGGATCTTTCCCGGACTGTCGCTCGATACGTCCGCAAGCTATCTGCGCGGCTAG
- a CDS encoding acyl-CoA thioesterase: MTDTVSPQGQLTLRTLAMPGDANAAGDIFGGWVMSQMDLAAGIRAAERAHGRVVTRAVKEMAFNLPVKIGDTINVFTEITAVGKTSITLLVEAWARRYLTGELHKVTAATFIMVALDHGGHPTPVPAE, translated from the coding sequence ATGACCGATACCGTGTCGCCGCAGGGCCAATTGACACTCCGTACTCTCGCCATGCCTGGCGATGCAAACGCCGCCGGCGACATCTTCGGCGGGTGGGTCATGTCGCAGATGGACCTGGCCGCAGGCATTCGCGCCGCCGAACGGGCGCACGGCCGCGTCGTCACCCGAGCCGTGAAGGAAATGGCGTTCAACCTGCCGGTGAAGATCGGCGACACGATCAATGTCTTCACGGAGATCACCGCCGTCGGCAAGACGTCGATCACGCTCCTCGTCGAAGCCTGGGCGCGGCGCTACCTGACCGGTGAACTGCACAAGGTGACAGCCGCCACCTTCATCATGGTCGCGCTTGACCACGGGGGGCATCCGACCCCGGTGCCGGCCGAATAA
- a CDS encoding methyl-accepting chemotaxis protein: MNRLRISARLYLLVGLALAVFSAVSIYSLFHYQDSMVTERKSKLRAMDENLVKLFEYYHGLEVSGALTKDEAQARAKDAVRALRYEGNGYFWINDLNAGIVMHPIKPELDNTDQSGMKDPTGKFIFREFAQVAKTQGEGFVDYYWPKPGAEEPVLKYSHVAGFAPWGWVVGTGVYADDLAAMFRSNAVSMAGMLALGAVAIVLVAFAIVRSVVRPIARLKTSMEAIAEEDVSGEVPETERRDEIGDMAKVVSVLRDSVRERAELRVREGEQQRHLDAERSEGERRQRAVSQTQADAMGTVGAALERLARGDLSATIDTISPEYAKLRDDFNQAAQALDGVIGAIAHSTDVVHGSAGGIAEAANNLSLRTEQQAASLEETAAALDEITAAVRSASERAGEASRMVAQTRESADRSGAIVRDAVSAMGRIEEASNRIGQIIGVIDEIAFQTNLLALNAGVEAARAGEAGRGFAVVAQEVRELAQRSANAAKEIKGLISNSAMEVGNGVALVRSTGEALSEIELLVNQVNDEVQSIATAAREQAVGLAEVNTAVNQMDQMTQQNAAMVEETNAAGQTLTQESNQLKALLQSFQLSAEPAARRARAA; encoded by the coding sequence GTGAATAGATTGAGAATATCCGCGAGATTGTACCTGCTTGTAGGACTGGCGCTAGCCGTGTTCTCAGCCGTTTCGATCTACAGCCTTTTTCATTATCAGGATTCCATGGTGACCGAGCGCAAGTCGAAGCTGCGCGCCATGGATGAAAACCTCGTAAAACTGTTCGAGTACTATCACGGCCTTGAAGTGTCCGGTGCCTTGACCAAGGACGAGGCGCAGGCGCGGGCCAAGGATGCGGTACGGGCGTTGCGCTACGAGGGCAACGGCTACTTCTGGATCAACGATCTCAATGCCGGCATCGTGATGCATCCGATCAAGCCGGAACTCGATAACACCGATCAGTCCGGAATGAAGGACCCGACCGGCAAGTTCATCTTCCGCGAATTTGCCCAAGTTGCGAAGACGCAGGGGGAAGGCTTCGTCGACTACTACTGGCCGAAGCCAGGCGCCGAGGAGCCGGTTCTGAAGTACTCGCATGTTGCGGGCTTCGCCCCCTGGGGCTGGGTGGTCGGTACGGGCGTCTATGCGGATGACCTTGCAGCCATGTTCCGCAGCAATGCGGTCTCGATGGCGGGCATGCTCGCGCTCGGCGCCGTGGCGATCGTGCTCGTCGCTTTCGCCATCGTCCGCAGCGTGGTCCGCCCGATCGCGCGCCTGAAGACCTCGATGGAAGCGATTGCGGAGGAAGATGTCTCCGGCGAAGTCCCGGAAACGGAGCGTCGCGACGAGATCGGCGACATGGCGAAGGTGGTTTCCGTCCTGCGCGATTCCGTTCGCGAACGGGCCGAACTGCGCGTGCGGGAAGGCGAGCAGCAACGGCACCTGGACGCGGAACGCAGCGAAGGCGAGCGTCGTCAAAGAGCGGTCAGTCAGACACAGGCCGATGCGATGGGAACGGTTGGCGCGGCACTGGAGCGCCTTGCCCGCGGCGACCTTTCCGCCACGATCGATACTATCTCACCGGAATATGCGAAGCTCCGGGACGACTTCAATCAGGCGGCGCAGGCGCTCGATGGCGTGATCGGCGCGATCGCCCATTCCACAGACGTCGTGCATGGCAGTGCGGGCGGGATTGCGGAAGCCGCCAACAATCTCTCCCTCCGCACGGAGCAGCAGGCTGCCTCGCTCGAGGAGACGGCAGCCGCACTCGATGAGATCACCGCCGCCGTCCGCAGCGCGTCCGAGCGCGCCGGGGAGGCCAGCCGGATGGTCGCCCAGACAAGGGAGAGCGCCGACCGCTCGGGCGCGATCGTCCGCGATGCCGTCTCGGCCATGGGCCGGATCGAGGAGGCCTCGAACCGGATCGGCCAGATCATCGGGGTGATCGACGAGATCGCTTTCCAGACAAACCTTCTGGCGCTGAACGCGGGTGTGGAAGCGGCTCGGGCCGGCGAGGCGGGCAGGGGCTTTGCGGTCGTCGCGCAGGAGGTGCGCGAGCTTGCGCAACGCTCCGCCAATGCGGCGAAGGAGATCAAGGGGCTGATCAGCAATTCCGCGATGGAGGTCGGCAACGGCGTGGCGCTCGTGCGCTCAACCGGTGAGGCCCTCAGCGAGATCGAACTGCTGGTCAATCAGGTGAACGACGAGGTGCAGTCCATCGCGACGGCCGCACGCGAGCAGGCCGTCGGGCTTGCCGAGGTCAACACCGCCGTCAACCAGATGGACCAGATGACGCAGCAGAACGCGGCGATGGTGGAGGAAACCAACGCTGCCGGCCAGACGCTGACGCAGGAAAGCAACCAGCTGAAGGCGTTGCTGCAGAGCTTCCAGCTTTCCGCCGAGCCGGCAGCGCGCCGGGCGCGGGCTGCCTGA
- a CDS encoding extensin family protein, whose protein sequence is MSIASAFFSRKPIVLLIAISLAGCSGDLGPSVGIDGDSTVNAIKPSRNVGSGMRADPNSVAAYPAADMPLTTTSGNTESFGGVQTSGVGEPPVASQAARQLPMIDSDEALGADGVVQASAAGGVLRVPEDGVNMDAGLGVQPVQGLAEAQAEEIAEGNATQVVVDGIGTEAPQQVGQPMPMPGSVPMTEAADEVGRSAPAKGAPVDEEQQVAFIPRFNDPMAVPESHGGMPASEKACRQRLQRLGVKFREIPTISKGRSCGIPYPIELQSLSGGIQIRPAAQVNCQITEAFAKWVKNELAPSARMRYLSGVRSIHQMSSYSCRTMNSQKGAAMSEHAKGNAIDVGKIVLNNGKEILIRKKGFFAFREKGLLKAVRTDSCKYFTTVLGPGSDRFHKDHFHFDLRMRKSGYRHCSL, encoded by the coding sequence ATGAGTATTGCGTCTGCCTTCTTCTCCCGGAAACCGATCGTCCTTCTGATCGCGATTTCCCTCGCCGGATGTTCCGGTGACCTAGGCCCGTCCGTCGGCATCGACGGTGACAGCACGGTCAATGCGATCAAGCCGAGCCGGAATGTCGGAAGCGGTATGCGTGCCGATCCCAACTCGGTTGCCGCCTATCCCGCGGCCGACATGCCGCTGACGACCACCAGCGGAAACACGGAGAGTTTTGGTGGTGTCCAAACTTCCGGTGTCGGAGAGCCCCCGGTGGCGTCTCAGGCTGCACGGCAATTGCCGATGATCGACAGCGACGAAGCGCTTGGCGCGGATGGAGTTGTGCAGGCGTCGGCTGCAGGTGGCGTGTTGCGGGTTCCGGAGGATGGCGTGAATATGGACGCCGGCCTCGGCGTGCAGCCGGTGCAGGGACTGGCTGAAGCGCAGGCGGAAGAGATCGCCGAGGGGAACGCCACCCAGGTCGTCGTCGACGGCATCGGAACGGAAGCGCCGCAACAGGTCGGGCAGCCGATGCCCATGCCGGGGTCGGTGCCGATGACGGAAGCGGCTGATGAGGTCGGACGGTCCGCGCCGGCGAAAGGTGCCCCGGTCGATGAAGAGCAACAGGTTGCCTTCATCCCACGCTTCAACGACCCGATGGCCGTTCCCGAATCCCATGGAGGAATGCCGGCTTCGGAAAAGGCCTGCCGCCAGCGGCTGCAGCGGCTCGGGGTGAAATTTCGCGAGATACCGACGATTTCCAAGGGGCGGTCCTGCGGCATTCCCTATCCGATCGAACTGCAGAGCCTCTCCGGCGGCATTCAGATCAGGCCGGCTGCGCAGGTCAACTGCCAGATCACCGAGGCCTTCGCCAAGTGGGTGAAGAACGAGCTCGCGCCGTCGGCCCGCATGCGCTACCTCTCCGGTGTCCGATCCATCCACCAGATGTCCTCCTATTCGTGCCGGACGATGAATTCGCAGAAGGGTGCGGCCATGTCGGAGCATGCCAAGGGTAATGCGATCGACGTCGGCAAGATCGTTCTCAACAACGGCAAGGAGATCCTGATCCGCAAGAAGGGGTTCTTCGCCTTCCGCGAAAAGGGACTGCTGAAAGCGGTGCGCACCGACAGCTGCAAGTACTTCACGACAGTGCTCGGCCCCGGCAGCGACCGCTTCCACAAGGATCACTTTCATTTCGACTTGCGCATGCGCAAGTCGGGATACCGGCATTGCAGCCTGTGA